The region GACAAGACAGTTCGGTGTTGCCAGTCAAGATACCGCAGCTTCTAGCATAACAACAGACTCTTTTGGCAATCTTTATGTTACAGGAAATACATACGGAAATCTGGATGGCCAAACAAAAACAGGATCATCTGATTTATTTTTAATAAAATACGATTCCAATGGTGCCAAACAATGGACCAAATTGTTAGGTGTAGCAAATAAATTAACAGGTGGAAGTGGAATTACATTAGATTTGAACGGAAATATTTTTATTACCGGTCCCACAGAAGGCAACTTAGATGGGAAAACGATTACGGGAATTCGCGATTTATTTTTGGTAAAATACGATTCCAATGGTATGAAATTATGGACATCCTTATTGGGTGCCCCAGGTAAAACTACACACCCCAATAGTGTCATATCAGATCTAAATGGTAAAGTAATCGTAGCAGGTGGTTCGGCCGGAAATATGGATGGTCATATTTTGAGTGGAACCTATGACATGATCTTAGTAAAGTATGAGTGATATGAATTCCTAGCTTGTTATCAATTGCGAGTATTTCCTAATCAAGAAATACTCGCATTGGCATAAAATCACCTAACGCTCCGATGTTTGCCTACGGAAAAATATTTCCCCCCGCACCAGGGATTGCAGTGGAAATCCTTTTCACGTAAGTGAAAAGATTGGAACGGAAAGCCCGGTCGCGAACACAAAAAAATCAGACTATGACCATTGACTGCGAGGTGCCCACCCTCTTTCCAAAAACAAACCATCTCCCTTTTTACTACCAGAATTTCACGACAAGAGTTGAGTATTTCCACCAAAACAGTTTGTTTTTTATGTCATTTACTCAAGTTTCCGAATTATTTATGCCATATAAATAATTATTTGACATACTTTTTCCAAATTTGTAAATCTGGGCTACTTGAAAAAGGAGAGAAAGATGAAAATTACAATCAACCTTATTATGGCATTGCTGTTTGCAACTAGCGTCAGCGCCCAAACTTACACCGTGTTCATTCACGGTAAATCCAGCAAAAATCACGACGGGGTGGGAACTACCGATGTAAACAGTTATTGGGGAGCAAACGCAAATGTCGTTTCTGGCTCGAAGATATTCATTGGTTACGATGGTAGCACCGATCCGAGAACGTATGGATCAGCTAGGGCTCAAACAAATATAACAACTGGATTAATGAACTATTGTAAGGGAGCTAACACTTGTAAGATTGTTTGTCATTCCGCTGGATGTTATGCAATTGAATATTGGTTGGCAAGTTTAGGTGATACAACCACTGCAAAAGGATTCAATATCACTAAAGTAACGGCACTTGCTGCTGCCTCTGGTGGTTCCGAACTCGCAAACTTAATTGGTGGAGGCGGAAACGCAATGGATCAGTCACTTCAGGTGACTACTGCACGTGGAGCCTACAATCACAACCTAACTGCATCTATAACGATCAACCATGTTCCGGGATATAAAAGCAAATTTGGTGCTAATATCATCCTGCCTGGGGCCGATGATTATGCAGTGGCATTTCACTCCTCGTGCGGATACAACCGTTCTGGTGGTCTAGACAAATGCCAAAGCTCAGTTGTTAGTGGAAGCACAACATACACTCAGTATTCAGGTCACGTTCGTGCGCCGTCCTTAACAGCAGCTGGTCTCAACAAAAATCACAGTGAAATCATGAACGAAGGTACAAGATAAACTTCGCTACATTTGGACTAAGTCTGGCAAAACAAATTGTCAGACTTAGTTTTTTTAACGGATGCAAGGTGCCCACTACCACTAACTCACTGCAGTCATAGGGTTTGATACGATTCCAAATAATTTACAGAATTCTGCGTTGCCATCGATCGTAACATCAGTCAACTTTTGGTTCATCACCCTGATTTCGGAAAGATCCACATTTTTGATCGTCACTCGTTTCAGATCACATTCTCCAAAAAGGGCTTTGTTTAGTTTTACATTTTCAAAGTTTACCTGATCGAATCCAACTTTTCTCCATCCTTCACTTGCGGTAAAAAGCACATCACTCAGTGTACAATTTTCAAAGGATGTATGATCAAACTTCATAAACCGAGTGACCAGTTGGTCGGTTGTTGTGTTCATAAAGCGAATGTGTTGGAGTCTTGATGCTTGTAGTTCCATCCCTTTCAGTTGAGAAGTAGAAACTTCTATGTGACTGAGCTGCGCACCTTCAAAAGAACAAGCTGATAGATCTGACCCGTCATGGATCAATAGATCTTTTACCGAGGCAGCTGTAAAATGAGAGTTCGTAACATTGGATGATATGACTTCTACTTTTTTTAAGTGAGAGCTATGAACTTCCACAGTATCAAAGTGTCCATCGTCAATTTGTAAATGTTCTAGGTTGCTTGCAGAGAGTTCAGAATTTTGAAATGACCCGCGTGCGACTTTGAGTGCATGCAGGTTACTTTTGCTGATTGTATTTCTCATAAAATCAGAATCGTCTAACACCACCTGTTCCATAGCCGACATACGAATCGTATTATTTTTGAACTGAAAACGATCTCCTTTGGGAATCTGCACACGAGACATGGACATATTGTTATCTTTTAAGTCACTCGCATAGAGCCCTTCTACATCATTGGAAAACTTAATGAACTGTTCACCGATAGAACGAAAACTCCAAGGTTTTGTTTTATCTTCATCGGTCTCTTCACTGACTTGCGAAAGTTCCGAAATTAACTCTGCACCTTGCGCTTCAGAGATTTTACTTTCTTTTACCATCTGTAGGATTTTTTGAATTTCTTCTTTCATCTGATTCACCTTCCTGTTTATTTTTTTGGGAGTTTACGGATAGTCCGCATTGCCTCATCGAAATCAATTTTACCTTTCGCAAGTTGGTCGAGAACCTCATCGGCCCCACCTGCCTTTTTGCTTTTTTGGATTTCTCGATCCGTGGATTTGGGTGTGAGGTCGTCCCCAACCAATTTGTTTTTTAACAAAGTCAACCGAGCTCGAATCGTCGGATAACTGAGTCCAAGCGACGATTGCATATCACGGACTCTTCCTTCACTGAGCACAAAAATACGCAGAAAGTGAAGATCATCCGCAGAGAGGGTCGCAAACTCATTGAGTTGGAATGGTCCTTCGACTCGGATCCCACATCCATCGCAGCCGAGAACCAAGGGCCGGAGAGGTTCCTGGCAAGACGGACAACTCAAACTAGAATCGATTTTTTTTAGATCACCTAAAGGCATTCAAAACTCCTAAGAACCCTTATAAACCAGATATTTAATATTTCAAATCATTTTTTAATATTTTAAACTTAATTTTAACCAGTGAAAAAATGAAATCCACTCTGAAATCGCGTCTTGGCCAAGGTTTGGCGTGATGCCTCTAGGTTTCGCCTGCTTTGCGTAGGCCGGCGCGGTGGTTTCCACTCGCATCTAGGTTTTTGGGGTGCGTATTGTTTTGAAACAAACAGGACTTGAGGGGCGCACATTTCCGGCTATCCGCTCCAATCTTTGCTTACGCAAAGGATTTCCGCTGCTATCCGGGGCGCGGGGGAAAGGATGTAGTAGTGATGATCACCACTACCAAGGACTCATAACAACAAAAACGATAAAGCTCTCCTAACTAATTTTACGAAAGTTAGCCGAGAGGAATGATGATTCAGCAAAATCGTCTTCTGATAATATTTCGAAGTTTTTTATTGCAATTTAGTTCTATGAATCAAGAGATTAACCCTCTAGGAGAGTTTTTTTGAAAATCAAACAGCTTCTGCCAGTCACATACTTGCTCTTAAATTATAAAGGCCGAATTGATAGAAAAGTTTATTGGATTGCCTCTTTGTTTATGTGGTCCAATTTTTATGTTTTTTATCAAACCTTAGACTATCTTTTGGGAGAGCAAAGTACATGGATTATTTATCCTCTGATGCTCTGGGGTATACTTGCAGTTTCAGCAAAACGATTTCATGATATTGGAAAGTCTGGAAACACAATCCTACTAACATTCATACCGATTATTGGTCCATTGGTAGTCATCTACCTTTTGGCTTTTAGGAAAGGAGAATCAAACGACAATAAATACGGCTCAGTGCCTGGTTCTGAAATTGATTATTATAAAAACGATGAAGGAACAAGTATCCCTCACTTAAAATCAACAGAAGTGATCATTAATGATGTTACACGTTTAAATCCCGTGATTGTATCATCAGTTTTTAGACCAGAGTCACTGGAAGAACTGATCAAATTTGTTAAAACTTCCACAGGTGCAATCTCCGTGGGTGGAGGACGATTTAGTATGGGTGGACAAACGGCAAGTCCAGGTTCAGCCCATATTGATATGCGCAAATTGAATCAAGTGTTAGAATACAATCCGTCTGAAAAGTGGATTAAAGTACAAGCAGGTATTCGTTGGTCTGACATTCAGCACTTTATCGACAAGGATGATTTATCAGTTAAAATCATGCAAACCTATGCGAACTTCACTGTTGGTGGAGCTCTAAGTGTCAATTGTCATGGCCGTTATATGGGACTAGGACCAGTTGTTTTATCAGTTCGATCGATTGATGTTATCCTTGCAGACGGTAATTTGATCAAGGCAAGTAGAAAGGAAAATTCAGATATATTTGCTGGTATGATTGGAGGTTATAACTCCGTTGGTATCATTGCAGCAGTAGAGTTTGATTTGGATGACAATGTCAAAGTCAAACAAGTCAGCAAAAAAATGAAAAAGAATCAATACTTTCAATTTTTTAAGTATAACATTCGCGAAGATAAAAAAGTTATTTTTCATAATGCCGATATTTATCCACCAAAATATGAAAACATTAGAGCCGTTAGTTGGGAATTTACTTTAGACAAACCTACAGTAAAATCTCGATTTATGCCCTTACAATCGTCCTATCCAATCCATCGCTATTTTTTCTGGGATTTTACAGAATCTCCTTTGGGAAAATGGAGGCGCGAATTTATTGTTGATCCACTTCTTTTTTTCTCCAAAAAAGTTCACTGGCGAAATTATGAAGCAGGTTATGATGTTTTGGAACTGGAACCTTCTGCACGTAAAAAATCAACTTATGTATTACAAGAATACTTTGTTCCCATTGAAAAATTCAATGTATTCTCTGACCGATTACGCGATATCTTACAACGCCATAAAGTAAACATGGTGAATATTTCTGTTCGTCATGCAAAGGCAGATGAAGAAACTTATTTGTCATGGGCACCAAATGAATGTTTTGCTTTTGTATTATATTATAAACAAAAAGTAAATGAAAGTGATA is a window of Leptospira kanakyensis DNA encoding:
- a CDS encoding pentapeptide repeat-containing protein; protein product: MKEEIQKILQMVKESKISEAQGAELISELSQVSEETDEDKTKPWSFRSIGEQFIKFSNDVEGLYASDLKDNNMSMSRVQIPKGDRFQFKNNTIRMSAMEQVVLDDSDFMRNTISKSNLHALKVARGSFQNSELSASNLEHLQIDDGHFDTVEVHSSHLKKVEVISSNVTNSHFTAASVKDLLIHDGSDLSACSFEGAQLSHIEVSTSQLKGMELQASRLQHIRFMNTTTDQLVTRFMKFDHTSFENCTLSDVLFTASEGWRKVGFDQVNFENVKLNKALFGECDLKRVTIKNVDLSEIRVMNQKLTDVTIDGNAEFCKLFGIVSNPMTAVS
- a CDS encoding DUF2089 family protein, producing MPLGDLKKIDSSLSCPSCQEPLRPLVLGCDGCGIRVEGPFQLNEFATLSADDLHFLRIFVLSEGRVRDMQSSLGLSYPTIRARLTLLKNKLVGDDLTPKSTDREIQKSKKAGGADEVLDQLAKGKIDFDEAMRTIRKLPKK
- a CDS encoding FAD-binding protein, which produces MKIKQLLPVTYLLLNYKGRIDRKVYWIASLFMWSNFYVFYQTLDYLLGEQSTWIIYPLMLWGILAVSAKRFHDIGKSGNTILLTFIPIIGPLVVIYLLAFRKGESNDNKYGSVPGSEIDYYKNDEGTSIPHLKSTEVIINDVTRLNPVIVSSVFRPESLEELIKFVKTSTGAISVGGGRFSMGGQTASPGSAHIDMRKLNQVLEYNPSEKWIKVQAGIRWSDIQHFIDKDDLSVKIMQTYANFTVGGALSVNCHGRYMGLGPVVLSVRSIDVILADGNLIKASRKENSDIFAGMIGGYNSVGIIAAVEFDLDDNVKVKQVSKKMKKNQYFQFFKYNIREDKKVIFHNADIYPPKYENIRAVSWEFTLDKPTVKSRFMPLQSSYPIHRYFFWDFTESPLGKWRREFIVDPLLFFSKKVHWRNYEAGYDVLELEPSARKKSTYVLQEYFVPIEKFNVFSDRLRDILQRHKVNMVNISVRHAKADEETYLSWAPNECFAFVLYYKQKVNESDKLKVAVWTRELMNASIEAGGTYYLPYQTHASREMFQRAYPNYKEIFSLKEKLDPKFRFKNIFWDTYYKENPNPDLPESDFHRIFSDVKWSDSLYRFLQVIFNLYPEERFFQLIYDITKQHKTDKEIYLQIVQSLNSVKPFHADLTYALPALIKQKKELSAQILELLGTNRTINGYLEIGTTGRYISSLKNQLKLNQKIYLINSIPPKYNPVDILERGGIKKIGTFFPLNDYDPISNEIPSESLDLVTCLIGLHHIKLDKLDSFIQSINRVLRPGGKFILRDHDVKDPEMFRFVSLIHTVFNAGLKESWDYESAEFKKFRSIDEWVEILKNFNFQAGPERLLQKDDPSDNILMIFTKVSK